A stretch of DNA from Desulfocurvus vexinensis DSM 17965:
GGCTGCTGCCCCATGTGCAGGCCCTGCTGCTGGCGCGGCACCTGCGCGGCGAGCTGGACGGTTACCCGCCGTTTTTGTGGAGGTAGCGGTGCTGATGCTCGTGACCTACGATGTGAACACCGAGGACCGCGCGGGGTGCGCGCGGCTGCGGCGGATGGCCAAACTGTGCCTGGACTACGGGCAGCGCGTGCAGTTTTCGGTTTTCGAGTGCGAAGTGGATCCGGCACAGTGGGAGGCGCTGCGCCACAAGCTGGTCGCGGCCATGGACCCCCAGCGTGACAGCCTGCGCTTCTACCGCCTGGGCCGCGAGGGCAAACGCCGGATCGAGCATGTGGGCATCAAGGAGCCGGTGGACCTGGACGGGCCGCTGGTGGTGTGAGCAGGCGGGAGCGGCGGCGAGCGGTGAGAGGCGGCGGGACAGCCCGCAGGCTGGCGCGGGCGATCCCCGGGCGGTTGTGTGGGCAGCGCAAGAGGCTGGGGCGGGGGCGGGAGTGAATGGGGCCAGCACCATCCTGCCAGCAGGGCGTCGCGTGAAGAGGTGCGAGGGGTCAGGCCGGGCGAGAGGCTGAGGCGGGGGGGCGGAAGGCGAGCGGGCGTACGCGTGGGCAGGTACGCAGGCGAAAGGGGCGCGGAGCAGA
This window harbors:
- the cas2 gene encoding CRISPR-associated endonuclease Cas2; this translates as MLMLVTYDVNTEDRAGCARLRRMAKLCLDYGQRVQFSVFECEVDPAQWEALRHKLVAAMDPQRDSLRFYRLGREGKRRIEHVGIKEPVDLDGPLVV